The following are encoded in a window of Thermoproteota archaeon genomic DNA:
- the argF gene encoding ornithine carbamoyltransferase, translated as MKLKTKDFLTLDELSSKELSQIIDLAIKLKKQKNNKAKPLQNKTLAMIFQKPSTRTRVSFEVGMFQLGGNTLNLSPNDMQISRGESVQDTAKTLSAYVDAIMARVFEDDLLEDLAKNATVPVINGLSNSFHPCQILADLMTIKEKKKKLSGLKIAWIGDGNNVCNSLLYGCALSGINISVATPKEFQPDSAVVKKSKSKTQVELTTNPDDAVINADVVMTDTFTSIHNLDKKRVKKFLPKYQVNSSLMKKAKKDAIFMHCLPAKRGVEVTESVIDGPQSVVWQEAENRLHSQKALLISLIK; from the coding sequence GATGAATTATCAAGCAAAGAGCTTTCACAAATTATTGATCTTGCAATAAAATTAAAAAAACAAAAAAACAACAAAGCAAAACCACTACAAAACAAAACACTTGCAATGATATTCCAAAAACCTTCCACTCGTACACGAGTAAGCTTTGAGGTAGGAATGTTTCAGTTGGGTGGAAATACGTTGAATCTGTCACCAAATGACATGCAAATTTCTCGGGGTGAATCTGTACAGGATACTGCAAAAACCCTCTCTGCATATGTTGATGCTATAATGGCTCGAGTCTTTGAGGATGACCTACTGGAAGATCTTGCAAAAAATGCCACAGTTCCAGTGATTAATGGATTATCAAACTCATTTCATCCATGTCAGATATTGGCTGATCTTATGACAATCAAAGAAAAGAAAAAGAAACTTTCTGGATTAAAGATTGCTTGGATTGGAGATGGCAATAACGTATGCAATTCACTCCTTTATGGATGTGCGCTAAGTGGAATTAACATCTCTGTTGCAACACCAAAAGAGTTCCAACCTGATTCTGCAGTGGTAAAAAAATCAAAAAGTAAAACTCAAGTTGAATTAACAACTAATCCTGATGATGCTGTGATTAATGCAGATGTAGTAATGACTGATACCTTTACTTCAATTCATAATTTAGATAAAAAACGCGTTAAAAAATTCCTACCAAAATATCAGGTCAATTCTTCCTTGATGAAAAAAGCAAAGAAGGATGCAATCTTTATGCATTGCCTGCCAGCAAAGCGAGGCGTAGAAGTTACCGAATCAGTAATTGATGGTCCTCAATCAGTTGTTTGGCAAGAAGCAGAAAATCGTCTGCATTCTCAAAAAGCACTTTTAATTTCTTTGATAAAATAA
- a CDS encoding 50S ribosomal protein L18, translating to MAYSQILRRLREEKTNYRKRKTMLMGKRPFITVQITNENTQVQIHTPEMTGDKVIASAHSHYLLKKGWKGSRKNIPAAYLTGYLAGKKAVGKGSKSAILYTGTRRYTQRMAAVLKGVVDAGLEIPADPESFPPEERITGQHLTVKNDVNQFKSQIDSEVK from the coding sequence ATGGCCTATTCGCAAATATTGAGAAGACTACGGGAAGAGAAGACTAACTACCGAAAGCGTAAAACCATGTTGATGGGAAAGCGTCCTTTCATCACTGTTCAGATTACTAATGAGAATACCCAAGTCCAAATTCACACGCCAGAGATGACTGGTGATAAGGTCATTGCATCAGCACATTCACATTATCTATTAAAAAAAGGCTGGAAAGGCTCACGCAAAAACATTCCAGCAGCATATCTAACTGGATATCTTGCAGGAAAAAAAGCAGTAGGAAAAGGTTCCAAGTCTGCAATACTTTACACCGGTACTAGACGTTATACTCAAAGAATGGCAGCAGTACTCAAAGGAGTAGTTGATGCTGGTTTGGAAATCCCAGCTGATCCTGAATCATTTCCACCAGAGGAGAGAATCACAGGACAACACCTTACTGTAAAAAATGACGTTAATCAATTCAAATCACAAATAGATTCTGAGGTAAAATAA
- a CDS encoding 30S ribosomal protein S5 produces MSQIQEKKDSDRGERRRRPREEEEVWVPKTILGQKVASGQITSLEEIIESGDRIQEAGIIKKLLPDLKTEVVDVGIIQKMTSNGQSTRFKAIVAAGNGNGWLGVGQGKSKQMRIAIEKANNQAYLNVSPIKLGCGSWECRCDQKHSVPFKVRGKGGSVTIEILPAPRGLGLVAGGKIKRLLELAGLKDAWTTAYGSTTTMNSTSKALLECLRQTFSHG; encoded by the coding sequence ATGAGTCAAATTCAAGAGAAAAAAGATTCAGACCGCGGTGAACGTAGAAGACGTCCACGAGAAGAAGAAGAGGTTTGGGTACCAAAGACCATACTTGGACAAAAAGTTGCATCAGGACAAATCACTTCACTAGAAGAAATAATTGAAAGCGGTGATAGAATTCAAGAAGCTGGTATTATCAAAAAATTACTTCCAGATTTGAAAACCGAAGTCGTAGATGTTGGAATTATTCAAAAGATGACATCAAACGGCCAATCAACAAGATTCAAAGCAATTGTTGCAGCAGGAAACGGAAACGGTTGGCTAGGTGTTGGTCAAGGAAAATCAAAACAGATGAGAATTGCAATTGAAAAAGCAAACAACCAAGCATATCTTAATGTCAGTCCAATCAAATTGGGATGTGGTAGTTGGGAATGCAGATGTGATCAAAAACATTCTGTTCCATTCAAAGTAAGAGGAAAAGGTGGAAGTGTTACAATTGAAATTTTACCTGCACCACGTGGACTAGGTCTTGTTGCAGGTGGTAAAATTAAACGACTATTAGAATTGGCAGGACTCAAAGATGCATGGACCACAGCATATGGTTCCACTACAACAATGAACTCCACTTCTAAAGCACTACTTGAATGTCTAAGACAAACATTCAGTCACGGATGA
- a CDS encoding 50S ribosomal protein L30 — protein MAKAYLVVRIKGQVDVPYWAEHTLKLLKLEKRYRATIIPAKENTLGMLNKVKHYVSWQEVDTGLAKELLDKKARKSGYKKITSEDLGEIGFKSIDELATSLAEGKTSLTKLKPLKPWFALAPPRHGFKKSTKRMSGQKGVLGQNNELATIVRNMM, from the coding sequence ATGGCAAAAGCATATCTTGTTGTTAGAATCAAAGGTCAAGTCGATGTTCCATATTGGGCAGAGCACACACTCAAACTACTCAAATTAGAAAAGAGATACCGCGCTACTATCATTCCAGCTAAAGAAAATACCTTGGGTATGTTAAACAAAGTAAAGCATTATGTTTCTTGGCAAGAAGTTGATACAGGCTTAGCTAAGGAGTTGCTAGACAAAAAAGCTAGAAAGTCCGGCTACAAAAAGATAACATCTGAGGACTTGGGAGAGATTGGCTTCAAATCAATTGATGAGCTTGCAACATCTTTGGCTGAAGGCAAGACATCATTAACTAAACTAAAACCCCTAAAACCTTGGTTTGCCTTGGCACCACCAAGACATGGATTTAAGAAAAGTACAAAGCGCATGTCTGGCCAAAAAGGAGTTTTGGGACAAAACAACGAACTTGCTACAATTGTGAGGAATATGATGTAA
- a CDS encoding 50S ribosomal protein L15, with protein sequence MATRLRKTRKFRGSRNHGWGQVGQHRASGHKGGLGVSGQLKHHYSGMLKTDPDHFGHDSTVPPHPTITRKWASVRDLDDLFTRYGKQEGEKKVIDLQGNGFDKLLGGGKITSAYTVKINRFTASAEEKVKQAGGEVLADNG encoded by the coding sequence ATGGCTACTCGCTTACGAAAGACTAGAAAATTTAGAGGCTCTAGAAACCACGGTTGGGGTCAAGTCGGACAACACCGTGCAAGTGGACACAAAGGAGGACTAGGTGTCTCAGGACAACTCAAACATCATTACAGCGGAATGCTCAAGACAGACCCAGATCACTTTGGTCATGATTCTACTGTTCCACCTCACCCAACTATAACAAGAAAATGGGCTAGCGTCCGTGATCTCGATGATCTATTTACAAGATATGGAAAACAAGAAGGGGAGAAAAAAGTAATAGATCTACAAGGAAATGGATTTGACAAGCTACTAGGCGGAGGTAAGATTACATCTGCTTACACTGTCAAGATAAATCGTTTTACTGCATCTGCTGAAGAGAAAGTCAAACAAGCAGGAGGCGAGGTGTTAGCAGATAATGGCTGA
- the secY gene encoding preprotein translocase subunit SecY, translating to MAEGSATAFIRKMVMVAEPYLPQVPKPKKKLPLPTRLLWCGLALLIYMIMGQTPLFGATTPEFDFLAFARVIFASQQGTLVELGIGPIVTAGLLMQLLRGSEILKFDFKKPEERGVFQTATKIVTYIVIVVESAVYGMAVYGPGISDPSVLYIIVGQLMAASVIIMFLDELIQKGWGLGSGISLFIMAGVAQQILWSLFSPLPAGDGGTVGILPYIGQSIMFGDLSNVFFRSNQLPSIFGILLTAAVLLILVYTQGMKVEIPIVSTKYRGFSAVYPIKLMYVSNIPVILASALTANAVFIGQMFWANFNPRNNNFFMNILAQFDPTSPSTPIGGILYYVTPPRGLDVAALDPMRAVGYVLFMIGIVVVFGRLWVELGGLSPKSAAQNLLDADVQVPGFRRSNKPVEALLNRYIPSVTIIGSMILGALAGISDVLGVFGSGIGILLMVDILINYYNQLVKEQVEVVMPRLGALLGRK from the coding sequence ATGGCTGAGGGTTCAGCTACTGCGTTTATACGAAAAATGGTAATGGTTGCAGAACCGTATCTGCCCCAAGTACCAAAACCAAAAAAGAAACTACCTTTACCAACAAGACTCCTTTGGTGTGGTCTTGCACTTTTAATTTACATGATAATGGGACAAACCCCATTGTTTGGAGCAACGACTCCAGAATTTGATTTTCTTGCATTTGCAAGAGTTATTTTTGCATCCCAACAGGGAACATTAGTTGAGCTTGGAATAGGGCCGATAGTCACAGCCGGACTATTGATGCAGCTCTTGAGGGGTTCTGAAATTCTCAAATTTGATTTCAAAAAGCCTGAAGAACGTGGTGTATTTCAGACTGCAACAAAGATTGTAACATACATTGTAATCGTCGTAGAGTCTGCGGTATATGGAATGGCCGTATATGGCCCAGGAATTTCTGATCCTAGTGTACTGTATATTATAGTAGGACAACTGATGGCTGCGTCAGTAATCATCATGTTTCTTGATGAGCTGATTCAAAAGGGATGGGGTCTTGGTAGTGGAATTAGTCTATTCATTATGGCAGGTGTTGCTCAACAAATTCTATGGAGCCTCTTTAGCCCATTGCCTGCTGGTGATGGAGGAACGGTAGGAATTCTTCCATACATTGGACAATCAATAATGTTTGGTGACTTGTCAAACGTATTTTTCCGGTCAAATCAGCTTCCTAGCATATTTGGAATACTCTTGACGGCAGCGGTGCTGTTAATCCTTGTATACACACAGGGCATGAAGGTAGAGATTCCAATCGTGTCTACAAAGTACAGGGGATTCTCAGCAGTGTACCCAATCAAACTAATGTACGTATCAAACATTCCTGTAATTTTAGCATCTGCACTTACAGCAAACGCGGTCTTTATTGGTCAGATGTTTTGGGCCAACTTTAATCCGCGGAATAATAATTTCTTTATGAATATTTTAGCGCAATTTGATCCTACCAGTCCGTCTACTCCAATCGGAGGAATACTATACTATGTTACACCACCAAGAGGACTAGATGTTGCAGCACTTGATCCTATGAGAGCCGTAGGCTATGTCTTGTTTATGATTGGAATTGTTGTAGTATTTGGAAGATTATGGGTAGAGCTTGGTGGTCTGTCTCCAAAGAGTGCTGCTCAAAACTTGCTAGATGCAGATGTACAGGTACCTGGATTTAGAAGATCAAATAAACCCGTTGAGGCACTACTTAATCGATACATTCCTTCTGTAACAATTATTGGTTCAATGATACTTGGAGCATTGGCTGGAATCTCTGATGTTCTTGGCGTATTTGGTTCTGGAATTGGAATCTTACTGATGGTAGATATTCTGATCAACTACTATAATCAACTTGTAAAGGAACAGGTCGAAGTTGTAATGCCACGGCTTGGTGCGTTGCTTGGTAGAAAGTAA
- a CDS encoding adenylate kinase produces MVESKKVVMVGIPGVGKTTLVSKIVEILNGKNKSVKVVSFGTVMLEEAKKNGCKDRDDLRKLTTEEQQKLQRIAGEKIAAMHEDLVIIDTHAFIVTPAGFYPGLPDYVMKIIKPSNFITVSARPEEIYNRRMKDDTRNRDIISIDAIKKELSVQESMVSACSVLSGSPMMTVLNREGKIEEAAETVINAIGL; encoded by the coding sequence TTGGTAGAAAGTAAAAAAGTCGTAATGGTTGGCATTCCTGGTGTCGGCAAGACTACTTTGGTATCAAAGATAGTAGAAATTCTTAATGGAAAAAACAAGAGCGTCAAAGTTGTTAGCTTTGGAACTGTTATGCTAGAAGAAGCCAAGAAGAATGGATGCAAAGACAGAGATGATTTGAGAAAACTAACTACTGAAGAACAACAAAAACTCCAAAGAATTGCTGGCGAAAAGATTGCAGCAATGCATGAAGATTTGGTCATTATTGATACTCATGCGTTTATTGTCACTCCAGCTGGATTTTATCCCGGACTGCCTGATTATGTGATGAAGATTATCAAGCCATCAAATTTTATCACAGTATCAGCAAGACCTGAGGAAATTTACAACAGAAGAATGAAGGATGATACCAGAAATCGGGATATAATTTCAATTGATGCAATTAAAAAGGAACTTTCTGTGCAGGAATCCATGGTATCTGCATGTAGTGTTTTATCTGGCTCACCGATGATGACCGTGTTAAACCGTGAGGGAAAGATTGAAGAAGCTGCTGAAACCGTAATTAATGCAATAGGTCTGTAA
- a CDS encoding DUF106 domain-containing protein, with translation MEFNILLFLESIFLQGDLFGIHQGPLGSADPIVKGIIPSMFGILGFALLLNLFNAGVRKKLVDQVKLKRIMKETRAWQKERMAAFRAKDTAKQAELNKKSAYMNKMNMEMMQMNMRPMMITFVPLILIFYFVLPPLFSYTVALSPIPLNVIPGDFFQLTCTAAQAVDSEHVCPKENAIYFWAWYFLSSIAFSGIIMKVTKTSMGLD, from the coding sequence ATGGAATTTAACATACTGCTATTTCTTGAATCAATCTTTCTACAAGGTGATCTCTTTGGAATTCATCAGGGCCCATTAGGCAGCGCAGATCCAATTGTAAAAGGAATAATCCCATCAATGTTTGGAATTTTGGGATTTGCATTATTGCTTAATCTCTTTAATGCTGGAGTACGCAAAAAATTGGTAGACCAAGTAAAACTAAAACGAATCATGAAAGAGACACGTGCTTGGCAAAAAGAACGAATGGCTGCATTTAGGGCAAAAGATACTGCAAAACAAGCAGAGCTTAACAAAAAATCTGCATACATGAACAAGATGAACATGGAGATGATGCAGATGAACATGCGACCAATGATGATTACATTTGTCCCATTAATTTTGATATTTTACTTTGTATTGCCTCCATTATTCTCCTACACTGTTGCACTATCGCCAATTCCACTCAATGTGATTCCAGGTGACTTTTTCCAACTAACATGCACTGCAGCTCAAGCAGTTGACTCTGAACATGTATGTCCTAAAGAAAACGCGATTTACTTTTGGGCTTGGTACTTTTTGTCATCTATTGCGTTTAGTGGCATAATCATGAAAGTTACTAAAACATCGATGGGTCTCGATTGA
- a CDS encoding cytidylate kinase, whose amino-acid sequence MTKSVIISGPPAVGKTTVALALSQEFDLKYLSGGDVLKEIAKEQGFVADGDDWWDRPEGMKFLSQREQNYDFDKKVDERLKKLFYEGGKVITSYTLPWLVDDGIKIWLAGSHENSAKRMQNRDNMERKEAFEVTRKRYDKNKILYKKLYDFDFGSDTSVFDTVINTDNLNAQQVIEIAKSTVRELL is encoded by the coding sequence TTGACCAAATCTGTTATCATCTCTGGTCCTCCAGCAGTTGGTAAAACTACAGTTGCTTTAGCCCTTTCACAAGAGTTTGATCTGAAATATCTTAGCGGTGGTGATGTTCTAAAGGAGATTGCAAAGGAGCAAGGATTTGTTGCAGATGGTGATGATTGGTGGGACAGGCCAGAAGGAATGAAGTTCCTATCACAAAGGGAACAAAACTATGATTTTGATAAAAAAGTAGATGAGCGCTTAAAGAAACTATTCTATGAAGGCGGTAAGGTGATAACAAGCTATACTCTGCCTTGGCTTGTTGATGATGGAATCAAAATCTGGCTTGCAGGTTCTCATGAGAACAGTGCAAAAAGAATGCAAAACAGAGACAACATGGAAAGAAAGGAGGCTTTTGAAGTGACTCGGAAAAGATACGATAAAAACAAAATTCTCTACAAAAAACTATATGATTTTGACTTTGGTTCTGATACCTCGGTATTTGATACTGTGATTAACACTGATAATCTAAATGCGCAACAAGTAATAGAGATTGCAAAATCAACTGTACGTGAGTTACTATGA
- a CDS encoding RNA-guided pseudouridylation complex pseudouridine synthase subunit Cbf5, producing the protein MTLKQLENLLEIDQDLTDNEYGTYYDKRSIEQLLNYGLILLDKPPGPTSHETVAWTKRILKIPKIGHSGTLDPMVSGVLPLGLGEATKALGVLLFGPKEYHALGRLHSLPSKDKLNDILSMFRGEIFQKPPQRSSVLRRTRTRHIYELDLLEQKERLILVRVLCEAGTYIRKLFYDIGEILGPGASMIELRRTRVDQFTEESGLITLHELANAFALWEEKKDDSKLIKMIRPIEDALSEIKSVVIRDSAVDALCHGAQLAIPGILQVSPDLKKGDFVGVYTLKGEAVALAESLYSAHEIKDGTKGYAFQTKRIIMAPGTYPKRWHSKPNQQIKTESE; encoded by the coding sequence ATGACACTAAAACAACTAGAAAATTTACTAGAGATTGATCAAGACCTAACTGATAATGAATACGGTACATACTATGACAAGCGTTCAATAGAGCAGTTACTCAATTATGGACTGATACTCTTAGACAAACCACCAGGTCCCACTAGTCACGAAACAGTCGCATGGACTAAAAGAATTCTAAAGATTCCAAAGATTGGGCATAGTGGAACACTAGACCCTATGGTGTCCGGAGTATTGCCACTTGGATTAGGTGAGGCAACAAAAGCACTGGGTGTTTTGTTGTTTGGACCAAAGGAGTATCATGCATTGGGACGACTCCACTCGTTACCATCAAAGGACAAGCTAAATGATATTCTATCAATGTTTAGGGGAGAAATTTTTCAAAAACCTCCACAACGTTCATCTGTATTGAGAAGAACAAGAACAAGGCACATCTATGAGCTAGACTTGCTTGAGCAAAAAGAGAGATTAATTCTAGTACGTGTACTGTGCGAGGCTGGAACTTATATTCGAAAATTATTTTACGACATTGGAGAAATTTTAGGTCCAGGCGCATCAATGATTGAGCTTCGAAGAACTAGAGTTGATCAGTTTACAGAAGAATCAGGATTGATTACACTACATGAGCTTGCTAACGCATTTGCATTATGGGAAGAAAAAAAGGATGATTCAAAGCTAATCAAGATGATCAGGCCAATTGAGGATGCACTAAGTGAAATTAAATCAGTAGTTATTCGTGATTCCGCAGTTGATGCACTGTGTCATGGAGCACAACTTGCAATTCCTGGAATCTTGCAGGTATCCCCTGATCTAAAAAAGGGTGACTTTGTTGGGGTGTATACACTCAAAGGAGAAGCAGTTGCCTTGGCTGAATCATTATACAGTGCACACGAAATCAAAGATGGAACAAAGGGATATGCGTTTCAGACAAAACGAATCATTATGGCTCCAGGTACGTATCCAAAGAGATGGCACTCAAAGCCTAACCAACAAATAAAAACTGAATCAGAATAG
- a CDS encoding FAD-dependent oxidoreductase has product MEKFDVAIIGGGILGTAISYWISLLYDIRVCVIEKEKNVARHTSSRNTGVVHSPFYLDPVKRKKSALTSLISHDLWATMAKKKDLPWHEVGTIEVALNESQHHTLEKYLKWSAKNGIPEEQTQLLDDKELEKKEPNLRAYSGLYCSRDVSTDYGLFTKELKKESEKNGTQFLFGKKLESVTVGNDSILTFSDATTLDATLTINCAGGNSLDIAKKFGLATEYDDLHFRGEYWIADSNYSNLVQTNIYTVARFSEFPFLDPHWIKRSNGTTEIGPNAVPVATPETYLGYTGDIGETIDKVKEIISGNVKKLLLNPDFLTLISKEFLSSISKTAMVHRVQEFIPKVKPEYFTEHGTAGIRTPIISEKGEFEKDILELYGKNSFHIVNYNSPGATGAPAYSALVVKQLQEKGLLKSSTKQKSSFWRFEDIINQA; this is encoded by the coding sequence TTGGAAAAATTTGATGTTGCTATTATCGGAGGAGGCATACTTGGCACTGCAATATCCTACTGGATTTCATTACTTTATGACATCAGAGTTTGCGTTATTGAAAAGGAGAAAAATGTTGCAAGACATACTAGCAGCAGAAATACCGGCGTTGTCCATTCTCCGTTTTATCTTGATCCTGTAAAGCGAAAAAAATCTGCACTAACATCACTGATATCTCATGATTTGTGGGCTACCATGGCAAAGAAAAAAGATCTCCCATGGCATGAAGTCGGAACAATTGAAGTTGCGTTAAATGAATCCCAACACCACACTCTTGAGAAATATCTCAAATGGTCTGCAAAAAACGGAATACCTGAAGAGCAGACTCAACTTTTAGATGATAAAGAACTAGAGAAAAAAGAACCAAACCTCAGGGCCTATTCTGGATTATACTGCTCAAGGGATGTTTCCACTGATTATGGCTTGTTTACAAAGGAGCTCAAAAAGGAATCAGAAAAAAATGGAACACAGTTTCTTTTTGGTAAAAAACTCGAGTCAGTAACAGTCGGAAATGATTCCATTCTTACATTTTCAGATGCAACAACTCTTGATGCTACATTGACAATTAACTGTGCTGGGGGAAATTCACTTGATATTGCAAAAAAGTTTGGCCTAGCAACAGAATATGATGATCTGCATTTTCGAGGAGAATACTGGATTGCTGATTCAAACTATTCTAATCTTGTTCAGACAAATATCTACACTGTAGCTAGATTTTCTGAATTTCCTTTCTTGGATCCGCACTGGATAAAGCGCTCAAATGGAACAACTGAGATTGGACCAAACGCAGTTCCTGTTGCAACACCTGAGACATACCTTGGGTATACAGGTGATATCGGAGAGACAATTGACAAAGTAAAAGAGATCATCTCGGGAAATGTCAAAAAATTATTGTTAAATCCTGACTTTTTGACTCTTATATCAAAGGAGTTTTTGAGCTCTATCTCAAAGACTGCTATGGTGCATCGAGTTCAGGAGTTTATTCCAAAAGTAAAACCAGAATACTTTACAGAACATGGCACTGCAGGTATTCGAACACCAATTATTTCTGAGAAAGGAGAATTTGAAAAGGATATCTTGGAACTTTATGGAAAGAATTCTTTTCATATTGTAAATTATAATTCCCCAGGTGCTACTGGCGCTCCTGCATATTCAGCCCTTGTTGTAAAGCAATTACAGGAAAAAGGACTATTGAAGAGCTCTACAAAACAAAAGAGCTCCTTTTGGAGATTTGAGGACATTATCAACCAAGCTTAA